From one Notolabrus celidotus isolate fNotCel1 chromosome 2, fNotCel1.pri, whole genome shotgun sequence genomic stretch:
- the si:ch211-221n20.8 gene encoding fibrillin-2 isoform X5, which yields MTHIWIFLPALLLLVQSAADPLSSPEENDNEVLKHIELELHKSQETENAIGNLSATKSNTPTTSAAPLTTTVLSPSPVPECPGNQMKPENSTDCDCPSGMVKDGDHCTCPVGFNMEEAAGCKDVNECEGEEPGPCGLHASCSNTPGSYLCSCIRGYLMGVGGCQDVDECALAAVTGLQACQGDAECSNTPGSFTCSCPRGYVMALNGRSCVDVDECSFEEQCRHELGNVCVNTPGSFVCQCQPGFKAEAPACVGPVCPGYTVCQDVDECAESPSLCDGQGVCENTLGSYKCVCQLGYRGNGTHCEDENECASGGHGCDTNARCGNIIGSYFCQCYQGFNGDGHSCFDIDECAVNNGHCEHNCSNEQGGYSCQCCSGYQLDQDRHNCTDVDECLAQNGSCEHICINTQGSFQCSCRPGYQLHIDGHTCVDIDECKLQNGGCSHTCSNSPGGHTCHCPPPLLLDTDNLSCTNLTSCNLRNGGCDHVCAVWAEGQVQCSCRTGWKLGEDQRSCLDVNECGDFTNGGCEQLCLNHPGGFNCTCRDGYQVRTDDLTKCQPVCDPPCQNYGVCVAPNSCDCPPGYPGLGCSAICSPPCAHGGTCMRWDECLCPPGWAGAGCHTAVCELPCANSGRCVRPNTCQCPSDYNGPQCLLRDPVHSCLSKWGKMCRCQQMHMCWWMAGCSLPDRACPVSETLSERWSLCGPQQVPVCERIYWRSM from the exons ATGACTCACATCTGGATCTTCCTCCcagccctgctgctgctggtgcagTCAGCAGCTGACCCTCTTAGTAGCCCCGAGGAAAATGACAATGAAGTCCTGAAACACATAGAGTTGGAGCTCCACAAGAGCCAG GAGACTGAAAACGCCATAGGAAATCTTAGTGCAACAAAGAGCAACACACCTACAACTT cagcagcacccTTGACCACCACAGTTTTGAGCCCCAGTCCTGTTCCTGAATGTCCAGGAAACCAGATGAAGCCTGAGAACAGCACAGACTGCGACTGTCCATCTGGCATGGTGAAGGATGGAGACCACTGTACGTGCCCTGTTGGCTTCAATATGGAGGAAGCTGCAGGCTGTAAAG ATGTCAACGAGTGTGAAGGAGAGGAACCGGGACCATGTGGTCTCCATGCCAGCTGCTCTAATACCCCCGGCTCTTACTTGTGTAGCTGTATCCGTGGATACCTGATGGGTGTTGGAGGGTGCCAGG ACGTAGACGAGTGCGCTCTGGCTGCAGTGACTGGCTTGCAGGCCTGTCAGGGGGATGCAGAGTGCTCAAACACCCCCGGCTCCTTCACATGTTCCTGTCCTCGTGGATATGTGATGGCACTTAATGGACGGAGCTGTGTAG ATGTGGATGAGTGCAGCTTCGAGGAGCAGTGCCGTCATGAGCTGGGAAACGTGTGTGTGAACACCCCTGGTAGCTTTGTGTGTCAGTGCCAGCCAGGCTTTAAAGCAGAAGCTCCCGCCTGTGTTG GTCCTGTGTGTCCAGGCTACACTGTGTGTCAAG ATGTAGATGAATGTGCGGAGAGTCCTTCGTTGTGTGATGGTCAGGGTGTGTGTGAAAACACGCTTGGGAGCTACAAGTGTGTTTGCCAACTGGGTTACCGGGGaaacggcacacactgtgaag ATGAGAATGAGTGTGCATCAGGCGGTCACGGATGTGACACCAACGCACGTTGTGGTAACATCATTGGCTCCTATTTCTGCCAATGCTACCAAGGCTTCAATGGAGATGGACACTCTTGTTTTG ACATTGATGAGTGTGCTGTAAACAACGGCCACTGTGAACACAACTGCTCCAATGAACAGGGAGGGTACAGCTGCCAGTGTTGCTCAGGCTACCAGCTGGACCAGGACAGACACAACTGCACAG ATGTGGATGAGTGCTTGGCACAGAATGGATCCTGTGAGCACATTTGCATCAACACTCAGGGATCGTTCCAGTGCTCCTGCAGGCCGGGATACCAGCTGCACATTGATGGTCACACCTGTGTGG ATATTGATGAATGTAAACTTCAGAATGGTGGTTGCTCTCACACCTGCAGCAATTCTCCTGGAGGACACACCTGCCActgccctcctcctctgctgcttgaCACAGACAACCTCAGCTGCACTA ATTTAACATCTTGCAATCTCAGAAATGGTGGCTGTGATCATGTATGTGCAGTGTGGGCTGAGGGACAGGTCCAGTGTAGCTGTCGAACAGGCTGGAAGTTGGGCGAGGACCAGAGGAGCTGCCTGG ATGTGAACGAGTGTGGAGACTTCACAAATGGGGGCTGTGAGCAGCTCTGTTTGAACCACCCAGGTGGATTCAACTGCACCTGCAGGGACGGGTATCAAGTCCGAACTGATGACCTCACTAAGTGCCAGC CCGTGTGTGACCCTCCCTGTCAAAACTATGGAGTGTGTGTGGCGCCTAATAGCTGTGACTGTCCTCCAGGTTACCCTGGACTGGGCTGCTCAG cCATCTGCTCCCCACCCTGTGCACATGGAGGCACCTGTATGCGCTGGGACGAGTGTCTTTGTCCTCCTGGCTGGGCTGGAGCAGGCTGCCACACAG CGGTGTGTGAGCTGCCCTGTGCTAACAGTGGACGCTGTGTGAGGCCTAACACCTGCCAGTGTCCCTCTGACTACAATGGCCCACAGTGCCTTTTGCGTGA CCCTGTGCACTCCTGCCTGTCAAAATGGGGGAAGATGTGTAGATGTCAACAAATGCACATGTGTTGGTGGATGGCGGGGTGCTCGTTGCCAGATAG AGCCTGTCCAGTGTCAGAAACCTTGTCAGAACGGTGGAGTTTGTGTGGGCCTCAACAGGTGCCAGTGTGTGAAAGGATTTACTGGAGGTCTATGTGA